Sequence from the Argopecten irradians isolate NY chromosome 12, Ai_NY, whole genome shotgun sequence genome:
tttgcgtgcccctgtgttttggctgaggtgaccaagattgcattttacggtctcggaatagcagttgagactgcttgttttacacatgttcatagaaatttagctgtcgaaaacagatatatctaccttcaatatcccatgaaaagttacataatataagacaacgatcgagagcatcgtgggtagcgataggccaatgacgtctccttgcaggcggtgtatgggatttgtaaattatttagtctagatgaaataaatgattattctaattactggtttgtgtaaataatgaatgtacttgcaatattttcaacgttggacatttttgttttgctcTAATTAATAGCGATactgctatcgtttgtgcgatgagatgagatgaggagattttgccgagtcatctcggttttccctgtgGACACCaaaaaaaacttgtattgtaagatattgaCCGTGTATTccgtttatcctgcaactttttcattatacatacataagatggcattcaaaacgaaagcaaattgcctgttatttacacgatttcgctcaaagcgaaacgcttctttgatgatcaagaaaagatgcattcactaaaccaaATTAGTAGGTacatgtactcctttttactaccgtgggaaatatgtaagcgacgtcattccgatgattgtgacgtcactgtttggcgggactgactgccgtttcattcactcctactaaaagtgacgtcactggaatgttggggatcaagtcaacaaatttagaaattgaatcaaacgaaagaaattaaacgtttatttactgacatagtaatattttcctattgcaactattataggaaattcttattatccgatatcgggttttgtgcccgactaatgttgatattacagctgaaaatgcattgtttcttgatattattccgctccttttgttgattttaaattcgtaaaatgaacttaacccgcgaagggcgtcagaacgcttgttttcaacgtgaataaacacagtagtgataaagaccttccaagtgaaaatttgcatcagggaaattgggacacaaaaagacgattttctccaaaagtaagtaagttacattacattaattttgctggaacatttaaaaaatcgttctgatttcagaacaattggaattatgaagatatctcttacagtatttttattattattacaacctaatcgatatttacattatataattatatcattggcttcttaggtaaaatctgtgttttcattaaaatatcacataatgtgtataaaacaataataaaaaagctaaccgaattttataacatatatgtataattcatttttcacaaaaaataatacgggtagccacttgaaacgtcatgatatacacgtgcatatcaaaaggtctccattacttttaaatgacatacgtatcaatttactagtaaacgttccgtcataatttgcgtgcccctgtgttttggctgagttGACCAAGATTACATTTTACGGTCTCGTAATttgcagttgagactgcttgttttacacaaatttaactgtcgaaaacagatatatctagatttaatatcccatgaaaagttacataatataagaccacgatggaaagcatcgtgggtagcgataggccaaggacgtctccttgcaggcggtgtatgggagttgcaaattatttagtctagatgaaataaatgattattctaattactggtttatgtaaataatgaatgtacttgcaatatttccaacgttggacatttttattttgctataattaatatcgatgctgctatcgtttgtgcgatgagatgagatgaggaggttttgcagagtcatatctgttttccctgtcgacaccaaaataaaacttgtattgtaagatagtgaccgggtattctgtttatcctgcaactttttcattatacatacagaagatggtattcaaaacgaaagcaaattgtctgttatttacacgatttcgctcaaagcgaaacgcttctttgatgatcaagaaaagttgcattcactaaaccgaatgagtgtgtactcctttttactaccgtgggaattatgtaagcgacgtcattccggtgattgtgacgtcactgtttggcgggactgactgccgtttcattcactcctactaaaagtgacgtcactggaatgttggggatcaagtcaacaaatttagaaattgaatcaaacgaaagaaattaaacatttatttactgacatcgtaatattttcctattgcaactattacaggaaattcttattatccgatattgggttttgtgcccgactaatgtcgatattagagctgaaaatgcattgtttcttgatattattccgctccttttgttgattttaaattcgtaaaatgaacttaacccgcgaagggcgtcagaacgcttgttttcaacatgaataaacaccgtagtgataaagaccttccaagtgaaaatttgcatcagagaaatagggacacaaaaagacgattttctccaaaagtaagtaggttacactacattaattttgctggaacacttaaaaaatcgttctgatttcagaacaattggaattatgacgatatctcttacagtatttttattattattattatatataatgtaagttaattattatatataatgtaagttaattacaagctaaccgatacttatattatatatataattggcttcttatttaaaatatgtgttttcgtttaaatatcacacacattgtatataacaataatgacaataaaaaagctaaccgaattttataacatatatataatatatataattcatttttcacaaaaaaaacaatacgggcagccacttgaaacgttacatgtatgatatatacacgtgcatatcaaaacgTCTCCTATACTTtaaaatgacatacgtatcaattcactagtaaacgtttctgtcataatatgCGTGCCTCTGTGTTTTGGCCGAGGTgaccaaattttcattttatggtctcggaatagcagttgagactgcttgttttacacatgttcatagaaatttaactgtcgaaaacagatatatctagatttaatatcccataaaaagttacataatataggACCACAATCGAGAGAATCtcgggtagcgataggccaaggacgtctccttgcaggcggtatatgggatttgcaaatgatctagtctagatgaaataaatgattattctaattactggtttatgtaaataatgaatgtacttgcaatgtttccaacgttggacatttttattttgctataattaatatcgatgctgctatcgtttttgcgatgagatgagatgaggaggttttgcagagttatctctgttttccctgtcgataccaaaatacaatttataccaataaatacatttatgttatatttcgaaattttatgtaaatcgAGTTCACTTGAACCGATTTAGACATATGGCTATGTACCTTGAAAGATAAAGTAAATCGAGTTATCCCTATACCGATTTAGGTGATAAGCCAATCAGAACTGGTTATTCGGTCACGtgacaaaacaaagaaaaaattttGCTTGGGAAGATCGGTGCTCGGAATTCTGATTTTTATCTGCTTTTATTCGCATTGTGTTCTTTAAATTCCAAAGAAATTAGATCGGATTCAGGTGGGACAATACTTTTTGCGTGTGATTGCCCAGTGAGAGAATCATGGTGAAGTCTACTGCAAGGATTCATTCAACGATGTCGTAGAAATGTGGACATACCAGGCTAAGTAGGTCACGACGGGTCAGTGTTTGTAAACAAAGCGCACATGTTAGCCTACACGAATGTATAGCCTATATTTAGACTTATGTTGAACATTGTGATCCTTGGTCACTCGTTTATTCGTAGATTGAGGGATCGTGTTGTTGATGATCCCTCTTGTCGTAATCTAAAACTGTCACcggaaaattttaatttattattccGAGCACAGGGAGGATTGACTGTAAACAAACTGTTTAAACGTGCGGACCTCCTTTCGTTCCACCATCCGgacattgtttatttacagaTCGGTGGTAACGATCTCTGTACATCATCACCAGCGGATGTCGTTAACCGAATTTTGGACTTAGTTGAAAAACTTATTACAAAAAACAAAGCTTGTCACGTTATAATCGGACAATTGTTTTGGAGGAATAGCGTTGCCACTGATAACTACAATGAAAAGGTGATCAGAACAAATTTACTACTTGCAAAAGGGACAGAGTCTAGCAGCTACATCACCTTCTGGAAACACCGGGCTGGCTTTTGGAAAACAGATCTTTCCTTCTTGTGCAGAGATGGGGTTCATCTGAATCAACAGGCCCAACCGAAATACCTCCAAAGTGTCAAGGCTGCTATTTTGACAGTGTCAAAAAGAATGGACAACTAGTTTGGGTACTGCAAGGTAATATTAATTAGAATTATCCTAATTGCAGTAAAGCTAGTATATACATAGATCTGGTACTGTTttccagatacatgtacttggCTCTATATTGGGTACACTATTTACATTAAATTCAAAAAGATTATTGTTTGGTGTACAGTGTTACACCAAATTTACACATTTGATTGTTCGGTGTACAGTATTACACCAAATTTACACATTTGATTGTTCGGTGTAAAGTATTACACCAAATTTACACATTTGATTGTTCGGTGTAAAGTATTACACCAACATTACACATTTGATTGTTCGGTGTACAGTATTACACCAAATTTACACATTTGATTGTTGGTGTACAGTATTACACCAAATTTACACATTTGATTGTTCGGTGTACAGTATTACACCAAATTTACACATTTGATTGTTCGGTGTACAGTATTACACCAAATTTACACATTTGATTGTTCGGTGTACAGTATTACACCAAATTTACACATTTGATTGTTCGGTGTACAGTATTACACCAAATTTACACATTTGATTGTTCGGTGTACAGTATTACACCAAATTTACACATTTGATTGTTCTGTGTACAGTATTACACCAAATTTACACATTGTGATTGTTCGGTGTACAGTAGTACAAAAAAATTTACACATTGATTCAATTGTTCGGTGTACAGTAGTACACCAAATTGTTACAATTTCAAGATGTTCGGTGTACAGTACGGCACCAAATTGACATTTTGAGTGTTCGGTGTACAGTATTACACTAAATTGATATGATAATTACACGGTGTATAGTATTtacacaaatttaaaattgacTGTTTTTACAGTATTAAAATAAAGTGTTTGGTGTACAGTACTGCACACAAAAATTGACactttattttttcagtgttttttttttttttttttttttttttttcatattattgttttcggtgtacaatatttacacaaattttATCTCTTGGTACACATTTGAAATTTACAATTTGGCTGTCCAATGTGCAATATTGGACTAAAATGTCTgattatatagtatattaatGGTAATCTTATACTATTCATGATCAGTATACAGTATTGATTACAATATTTGCCCCGTTTGATTATTTGGTGTACATTATTACATCAAATTAAAACAGTAGTTGTTTGTCTGTTCAGGGGTGCACATGCATGGTTTAGGTACAGTATAGACCATTTATGAACTCTATGCTGGTCTTGgtataattatctatatatacatgagATATGCCATATTGACCATTTCTCTGCTTtgcaatatattattattatcataaagTTAAATGACACCATTGCAAGCTGGCTTGTTATACATAACTCTCCTCAGAAATCTTATTCATTATAGCATTTACACTGACctgttatatatgtgtgtatagatctatacatatatacagagaGAGAGGCGGGATGCATTCATATTCAGAATTAGAGGGCCGGGGTATGCCTTAATATTTTGAGGCTAACTTGACTCATGATCAGTATATTTAACAATGAGTATATGTGAATGACAATGAATACATATACATTCTCTAATTCTCTATAAGGAAAGCTCGAGTATATAATCTGTCATTTGGGTTTAATGACTATATTATGAATCAAAATCATGATCAGTAAAACTTTTGTTTATAAACCAAATGCTATATGATCATGATTGACGTTTGTTTGTACAACACTGTTGTTTATCACGATAGATATATAAGTTCATGTTTTCGGCttccattttattaatttttcaggACAGTAAAACATGGCACCCAAAAGAACAACTCAACCTGAAAAGACGGCTGCATCCTCTAAGGCCAGCAACAAGAGGCAGAAAACAACTACATCGACACCTGAAAGCTTAAGTGTTCCCACCGCCAGTACTCCCGACTTGGACTATGATAAATTGGCAGCGGCCATGCTCAAACAAATGTCAGCTCAGCAGAAGGCTGCCTTAGAAACAATCACGGTCAGAGAAGATACAGTGCCTCCTGTACATGTTCCGGTTGCAGTGTCCGCGGCTTCTGAGGTGTCGACCCCCACCGCCACACCGGTACCAGCGACCTCGAGTAATCGTGCTCAGTCATCACAATCAATGAACTCGAACTTACATGTTGTAGACAGCAACCAGGGCAACCCAGTCATATCTTTGATTGAGAATTTATTTGGAAACCATGGTGAGTTCATTGATGAttccaacaataaaacaacaggTCCACTTAACCTGTCTGCTGGTATTCCATTAGGAGCGGGGGTGTCAGATagaatcaaaaacaaaatatgggGGGAAGAATATATAGATTTGAAAATCCTACTCCCCACATACACTGAGGAACCGTTTGCTGTTAACATCACAGCTGGTTCTTTTTCTATCAATCAAGGCCATACACAGAAGCAACCATTGTCCATAGATCAATGGACTACATGCTTCAACACTTTCACAGCAATTTACATTTCCAAATGTCCTGAGGAAGCTGCAAACCTCTTAAAATATGCAGCAACCATCAGGGAAATAGCTGCTAATCATGGCGATACGGCATGGCGCCATTATGATGAAACATTCCGGCGTCTTCGTCTTGCTCATCGACAACCATGGCAAAAGCCAATAGATGAGCTTTACACAAAGGCAGCAAACTTGAAGCCTTTTCGTGGCCAACATTTCTCTggcaaaaaacaacaaaacggACCTCGCCCCTTTCGCCAAAAAGTCTGCTTTGCTTTCAACAGAGGTATGCCTTGTACCGCATCCCCATGCAAATTTAAACACCTGTGCCAAACCTGTTTTGGAAATCATTCCAAAACAAAATGCtataaagcaaaacaaaatttcGGCCAGAAATCCCCAGCCACACATTCCAACGCCAGTTAATCTTGAAATCCTTAGGCAGGAATTGGAAGGATACAATCCTGTCCCTCTAGAAAAACTTCTTTTGGGCTTTTCAAAGGGCTTTTCCTTAGGTTTTGAGGGAGAAATGGTAAGTGGTTTTTCTAATAATCATAAATCTGTTAGAGATAATCCATTAGCTGTTActgctaaaataaaaaaagaatttagAGCTAGGTAGGGTAAAAGGCCCATTTAACACACCTCCTTTTGAATCTTTTGTGTGCTCACCACTAGGTCTTATACCAAAATCTGTTCCTGGAAAATTTCGGCTTATACATGATTTGTCATATCCAGAAGGTAATTCAGTAAATGCCggtatttcaaaagaaaattcTAAAGTATCTTATGATACCATAGACCAGGTCGTTTCTCTTGTCAAAAAGTTTGGGAAAGGGTGTTTATTAGCTAAGACAGACATAGAAGATGCTTTCCGTATCATTCCCTATTCATCCAAGTAATTATCACCTCTTGGGCTTTTCATGGGAAAACAAATTCTACTTTGATTGTTGTTTGCCTATGGGTGCTAGTAGTTcttgtcaaatttttgaaatgCTCAGCAGTGCCCTTCAATGGATTATGATTGAGAAATATAAGGCTTCAGGCATGTCTCACATTTTAGATGATTTTCTATTTGTCGGCCCCCCCAATTCGGCGAAATGCAAACATGATCTTAACACTTTCCTCGCCTTATGTAAAAGACTAGGGATTCcaataaaatctgaaaaaacTGAGGGCCCATCTACTACCCTTATTATCTATGGTTTTGAAATAGATTCTATAAAAATGGAATGTAGGCTACCCCTAGATAAGCTAGACAAAATGAGAAATGCACTTCGAGTCATGAAAAATAGGAAAAAAGTGACTCTACGGGAACTTCAGTCCTTAATAGGGCTATTAAACTTTGCATGTGCAGTGGTTTGCCCAGGTCGAGCTTTCTTGCGACGCCTAATTGACTTGTCTACTAAGGCTAGCAATCCAAATTACTTCATTAGATTGAATATGGAAGCATGTGCGGATATGACGGCATGGGCGACTTTCTTAGAAAGCTTCAATGGAAAGTCTATGTTTTTGGATGACACCTGGCTTACTTCAAACCATTTGAAAATGTACACTGATGCATCAGGTAGTATAGGCTGTGCTGCCGTTTTAGGAAACGAGTGGTTTGCTATTCCTTGGACAAATGCTATGGCACCATTGCCTATAGCAATCAAGGAATTATTCCCCATTGTCTTAGCACTAGAGATCTGGGGAGAGATCTTGAGGAATAAAAAGATCATATTTATGTCAGACAATCAAGCAGTTGTTGAAATTATCAACAAACAGTCCTGTCGCGAACCTACTCTCATGAAATTGGTTCGTCGATTAGTTATTACAGCTTTGaacttttaacatttattttcgTTCTACTCATGTACCAGGAAAACATAATGTTATAGCCGATAGTCTCTCTCGTTTTAAATTCCAGGAAGCTCACAAACAAGCACCCTGGCTCAAGAAACATCCCACAGAAGTGCCTCTACGCCTCCAAAAGTTATAAATCTGTCCCAAGATGCACTGCAGTTGCTATCAGCGGCCACAACAGACAGAACTAAGACTTCTTACTTGCGCAGTTGGAAATTGCTCCAACAGTTTATGGGCTCCACTAATATTACATTACCTCTGTCTATTCAAGTGGTAGGAAATTTTGTTGCCCACTTGTTTAACAATAAATACAGCCCATCGAGCATAGCCACTCATGTGTCTGCTCTCAGTTTTGTGCATAAGATTCTAAATCTTGAGGACGTGACACACTCTTTCCTTATCAGGAAAATGTGTCCGTGTCATCAGATTCCTCAGCACCATCTATAAAGATGGTTTTACGACACTATAAAACACAGGTAGATAATCATCCTGTTTCACTACAGCTGATTTCCAAGAATGTGTCATCTAGGTACTGTCCTGTTTTAGCAGTCAAACAGTACTTAAAAGTCTTTACCCATACAGAAGGCCCCCTTTTTCAAATGTCCAATGGACATCCTGTCATGTATACACTTGTATCCCAACGACTCAATCAAGCACTGACTTTTGCAGGCCTAGATCCAGGTCTGTATAAAGGTCATAGCTTTCGAATTGGAGCTGCCACAGAAGCTGCCAAATTGGGTCTTTCTGAAagtgttatacagaggttgGGGCGTTGGAATTCTAATGCAGTCCAAAGATACATACGCATCAATGCTTTTCAGATATGAAGTATTTAATTTACAAGTTCATCACACTCATAGGTGGATATAGAGCTTGCACTAGTACTGCTGGCACATAATAATAGCAAATTATGAGAAGGCAGAGTTGTCTGCTCTTTATGATTCCTTGATACACACTTGTCAATTAAGAGAGGTCAGGATTTGCCTGCTCTCTGATTTATTAAATTACAAATGTTCTATATAAGTAAGAGGTCAGGATATGCCTGCTCTTTCTACGTATTTAAGAGGCCAGGGTTTGCCTGCTCTTATTAGGATtagatacataatgtacatatatcaaTAGTAGGATAGTATCTGCCGGTCTTAATTAAGATTCAGGTAACCAAACACAAACAATTGGTATGTTTTTGTGGTTATTTAATTACTAACGGCACAATCTTTGATGTATAAGAGGTCAGGAGTTGCCTGCTCTATAATCAgagaaagatatatatatttgtaattatgttCCTTACAAGAGGTCAGAAGTTGTCTGCTCTTAAGattaatgtatgtatattcatTAATTACTACATGATGAAGTAGACATGGTTTCAATACACTGAAAGAGGTCAGGATTTGCCTGCTCTCTCAGCTTAAACTTGAATATCATGTTATAACAAATTGTGGAGGCCAGGGTTTGCCTGCTCTATACAAATATAGGTCCTACttatataatatcattataagAGGTCAGGATTTGCCTGCTCTAAGATAGTGAAATATACATATCCTTGTTCGTGTAAAGAGGTCAGGGTTTGCCTGCTCTAAGATAGTGAAATATACATATCCTTGTTCGTGTAAAGAGGTCAGGGTTTGCCTGCTCTTATGACAACTTATCAAATATAACTGTCTTATTCTTAAATGTTTGAATTGGTTTGCcctaatatatttttcatatcatgATCATTCAAGAACTACTTAATGTTTGATGTTGCATTGATGTTAGAATGCCTTTATGGTGCATATAAAATTGAATCTTCAGCTTTATGCtatatagatacaatgtatacatggtaATTTGACATTATACTGTGTTGATAAAAGATGTTGGATTATAAGTCTCAGCTTAATTATATGTTCCATGTTCTTGTAAAAATATGCAACTAcattatgtttattatatactgtattttgATGGTTTTTCTGTATTTCAATTTGTATAATTGGAGATGCTGCTCCaacaaacaatttcataacGACAACATTCAGACACGACTTTGGGTGGCGCGGGACTGAAATAACTGAAGTCATTGCAGTCCGGTGGCATGTTTTGATGCTCCACCTTTTTGGTTATATCAAAAGATTTacttatgttgtatatatgtttatgcagCATGGCTGACATTGTTGTTACCATGTCTGCCATGTTATTACTCgtcatttaataaaaatgacattaactggacattttcattctctgttgtatt
This genomic interval carries:
- the LOC138336582 gene encoding uncharacterized protein isoform X1, encoding MAPKRTTQPEKTAASSKASNKRQKTTTSTPESLSVPTASTPDLDYDKLAAAMLKQMSAQQKAALETITVREDTVPPVHVPVAVSAASEVSTPTATPVPATSSNRAQSSQSMNSNLHVVDSNQGNPVISLIENLFGNHGEFIDDSNNKTTGPLNLSAGIPLGAGVSDRIKNKIWGEEYIDLKILLPTYTEEPFAVNITAGSFSINQGHTQKQPLSIDQWTTCFNTFTAIYISKCPEEAANLLKYAATIREIAANHGDTAWRHYDETFRRLRLAHRQPWQKPIDELYTKAANLKPFRGQHFSGKKQQNGPRPFRQKVCFAFNRGMPCTASPCKFKHLCQTCFGNHSKTKCYKAKQNFGQKSPATHSNAS
- the LOC138336582 gene encoding uncharacterized protein isoform X2, which produces MAPKRTTQPEKTAASSKASNKRQKTTTSTPESLSVPTASTPDLDYDKLAAAMLKQMSAQQKAALETITVREDTVPPVHVPVAVSAASEVSTPTATPVPATSSNRAQSSQSMNSNLHVVDSNQGNPVISLIENLFGNHGSSQTSTLAQETSHRSASTPPKVINLSQDALQLLSAATTDRTKTSYLRSWKLLQQFMGSTNITLPLSIQVVGNFVAHLFNNKYSPSSIATHVSALSFVHKILNLEDVTHSFLIRKMCPCHQIPQHHL